In one window of Bradyrhizobium sp. AZCC 1721 DNA:
- the cysG gene encoding siroheme synthase CysG has protein sequence MRFLPVFLDLQSGVVLLVGAGELVRAKLRLLASAGANIRWYATDGSHDVSGLDAAAAARIERAAGDPLTADLSGVIAVLCAGAGDIGVAMSVRAKAVGLPVNVMDDLAHSTFIFPAIVDRGDVVVAVGTGGASPVVARRVRERIEAVLPARIGDLAALIGSFRKSMHARIPEFALRRRFWERVIDGPIGALVLAGRKAEAEAALNEIADPSVFAGASKDGKAEGRVTLVGAGPGDPDLLTIKALRALQDADVVFYDELVSPEILDRVRRDASRIPVGRRVGKPGIGQDAINKLLIEAAKSGQRAVRLKGGDPYIFGRGGEEIEVLRAAGVAYSVVPGITAGLGAAAQFEVPLTYRHEALRITFLTAHKAKDAENVDWSVLTDKKMTIVVYMGMTAAPAVRAGLLAAGRLPQTPVGVFARVTRPDAQAVVGTLENLPALVEKIDGGPAVLIIGDVVAHSAPWRQSNLNQVISKLLDAAE, from the coding sequence ATGCGATTTCTGCCCGTGTTTCTCGATCTGCAAAGCGGCGTGGTGCTGCTCGTTGGAGCCGGCGAACTCGTGCGCGCGAAGCTGCGCCTCTTGGCATCGGCCGGTGCAAACATTCGCTGGTATGCGACCGACGGCAGCCATGACGTTTCGGGACTCGATGCGGCCGCTGCCGCACGGATCGAACGCGCAGCCGGCGATCCGCTCACGGCCGATCTCTCAGGCGTCATCGCAGTGCTCTGCGCCGGTGCTGGTGATATCGGCGTTGCGATGTCAGTGCGCGCGAAGGCGGTCGGTCTGCCCGTCAACGTGATGGACGATCTCGCTCATTCCACTTTCATCTTTCCCGCGATCGTCGATCGCGGCGACGTCGTCGTCGCCGTCGGCACCGGCGGCGCGTCGCCGGTGGTTGCGCGTCGCGTGCGCGAGCGCATCGAAGCGGTGCTGCCGGCGCGCATCGGCGATCTCGCCGCCCTCATCGGCAGCTTTCGTAAATCGATGCATGCGCGCATTCCCGAATTTGCGCTGCGCCGCCGCTTCTGGGAGCGCGTGATCGACGGTCCGATCGGTGCGCTGGTTCTGGCCGGGCGCAAGGCCGAGGCGGAAGCCGCGCTGAATGAAATCGCCGATCCCTCCGTCTTCGCCGGCGCGAGCAAGGACGGCAAGGCCGAGGGCAGGGTGACGCTGGTCGGTGCGGGGCCGGGCGATCCGGATCTGCTGACCATCAAGGCGCTGCGTGCGCTGCAGGATGCCGACGTGGTTTTCTACGACGAGCTGGTGTCGCCGGAAATTCTCGATCGCGTGCGCCGCGACGCCTCGCGCATTCCCGTTGGCCGCCGTGTCGGCAAGCCGGGCATCGGCCAGGATGCGATCAACAAACTGCTGATCGAGGCTGCAAAATCTGGACAGCGCGCGGTACGGCTGAAGGGCGGCGATCCCTATATCTTCGGCCGTGGTGGCGAGGAGATCGAAGTGTTGCGCGCCGCAGGCGTCGCCTATTCGGTGGTGCCGGGCATTACCGCAGGCCTCGGCGCTGCCGCGCAGTTCGAGGTGCCGCTGACCTATCGGCATGAAGCGCTGCGCATCACTTTCCTGACCGCGCACAAGGCAAAGGATGCCGAGAACGTCGACTGGTCGGTGCTGACAGACAAGAAGATGACCATCGTGGTCTATATGGGCATGACCGCCGCGCCGGCGGTCCGCGCGGGCCTGTTGGCTGCCGGCCGGTTGCCGCAAACGCCCGTCGGCGTGTTCGCGCGCGTAACGCGGCCGGATGCGCAGGCCGTGGTCGGGACGCTCGAAAACCTTCCCGCGCTGGTCGAAAAAATCGATGGCGGCCCCGCCGTCCTCATCATCGGCGACGTCGTCGCGCATTCCGCGCCGTGGCGCCAGTCCAACCTCAATCAAGTCATCTCAAAACTATTGGATGCTGCCGAATGA
- a CDS encoding nitrite/sulfite reductase, which translates to MYAYDELDRTLINERVSEFRDQVKRRLSGELTEDEFKMLRLQNGVYLQLHAYMFRVAIPYGTLSSKQLRRLAHIARRYDRGYGHFTTRQNIQFNWIKLAELPDALAELAEVGIHAMQTSGNNMRNVTSDQWAGVAPGEVEDPRIWSEILRQHTTLHPEFSFLPRKFKIAITASEHDRAAIKIHDIGLRLHKNADGETGFAVLVGGGLGRTPFIAKTIKPFVAGRDILSYVEAILRVYNQYGRRDNIYKARIKILVHELGIEKFAREVDEEWRQMGHGALTLDHSVIEEVRSRFSYPAYEKLPHMPDELKQAAHDPLFERWRKNSVAPHKVQGYSIVTLSLKPVGGPPGDATADQMDAIADLADKYSFGEIRVGHEQNLALPHVAKRDLPQLWKALDRLGLATPNVNLVTDIIACPGLDYCSLANARSIPIAQELTRRFANHDTADMIGRLHINISGCINACGHHHVGHIGILGVEKNGEEFYQITIGGRADENAQMGALIGPAVPYAEVADVIEDIVEAYLALRDRPEELFVDTVKRLGVEPFKERVYATR; encoded by the coding sequence ATGTATGCATATGACGAACTCGACCGCACGCTTATCAACGAGCGTGTTTCGGAATTCCGCGATCAGGTGAAGCGCCGCCTCTCGGGCGAACTCACCGAGGACGAATTCAAGATGCTGCGGCTGCAGAACGGCGTGTACCTGCAATTGCACGCCTACATGTTCCGCGTCGCGATCCCCTATGGCACGTTGTCGTCGAAGCAGTTGCGCCGGCTCGCCCATATTGCCCGCCGCTACGACCGCGGTTACGGCCATTTCACCACGCGGCAGAACATCCAGTTCAACTGGATCAAGCTTGCCGAGTTGCCCGATGCGCTGGCCGAGCTTGCCGAGGTCGGTATCCACGCGATGCAGACCTCGGGCAATAACATGCGCAACGTCACCTCGGACCAATGGGCGGGCGTCGCGCCCGGCGAGGTCGAGGATCCCCGCATCTGGTCGGAGATCCTGCGTCAGCACACCACGCTGCATCCGGAATTCTCGTTCCTGCCGCGCAAGTTCAAGATTGCGATCACCGCATCCGAGCACGACCGTGCCGCGATCAAGATCCATGACATCGGCTTGCGCCTGCACAAGAACGCCGACGGCGAGACCGGCTTCGCGGTGCTGGTCGGCGGCGGCCTCGGCCGCACGCCGTTCATCGCCAAGACCATCAAGCCGTTCGTAGCCGGCCGCGACATTCTCAGCTATGTCGAGGCGATCCTGCGCGTCTACAACCAGTACGGCCGCCGCGACAACATCTACAAGGCGCGCATCAAGATCCTGGTGCATGAGCTCGGCATCGAGAAGTTCGCACGTGAGGTCGACGAGGAATGGAGGCAGATGGGCCACGGCGCCCTGACCCTCGACCATTCCGTCATCGAGGAGGTGCGTTCGCGCTTCTCCTATCCGGCTTACGAGAAGCTTCCGCACATGCCGGACGAGCTGAAGCAGGCCGCGCATGATCCGCTGTTCGAGCGCTGGCGCAAGAACTCGGTGGCCCCGCACAAGGTGCAGGGTTACTCGATCGTGACGCTGTCGCTGAAGCCGGTGGGCGGCCCGCCCGGCGATGCCACCGCCGACCAGATGGACGCGATCGCCGATCTCGCCGACAAATACTCCTTCGGCGAAATCCGCGTCGGCCACGAGCAGAACCTGGCGTTGCCGCATGTTGCCAAGCGCGACCTGCCGCAATTGTGGAAGGCGCTCGACCGTCTCGGGCTCGCCACGCCGAACGTCAATCTGGTCACCGATATCATCGCCTGCCCAGGGCTCGACTACTGCTCGCTCGCCAACGCGCGCTCGATTCCGATCGCACAGGAATTGACCCGGCGTTTTGCCAACCACGACACCGCCGACATGATCGGCCGGCTGCACATCAACATCTCCGGCTGCATCAACGCGTGCGGCCATCACCACGTCGGCCACATCGGCATCCTCGGCGTCGAGAAGAACGGCGAGGAGTTTTACCAGATCACGATCGGCGGTCGCGCCGACGAGAACGCGCAGATGGGCGCGCTGATCGGCCCGGCTGTCCCTTATGCGGAAGTTGCCGACGTGATCGAAGACATTGTCGAAGCCTATCTCGCGCTCCGCGACCGTCCCGAAGAACTGTTCGTCGATACGGTCAAGCGTCTGGGCGTCGAGCCATTCAAGGAGCGGGTCTATGCCACTCGTTAA
- a CDS encoding phosphoadenylyl-sulfate reductase has translation MSQQVVAAGPAILHSAQTLDHTLRDASPAHVIETALKTIGRAQLALVSSFGTESAALLKVMADVDPAIPVIFLDTGWLFEETLAYRDTLIAALGLRDVRSIKPLAEAVSRQDPDRELWFSDPDACCRIRKVEPLTRALKPFSAWINGRKRFQGGARAEIPVVEDDGDKLKFNPFANVSREEIEAIYKLAKLPPHPLVASGYLSVGCMPCSSRTAPDEDARAGRWRGRPKTECGIHTTKTS, from the coding sequence ATTTCACAGCAGGTGGTCGCTGCGGGTCCAGCGATCCTTCATTCGGCGCAGACGCTCGACCATACCTTGCGCGACGCTTCGCCGGCGCATGTCATTGAAACCGCGCTGAAGACCATCGGCCGCGCGCAGCTTGCGCTGGTGTCGTCGTTCGGTACGGAATCGGCGGCGCTGCTAAAGGTGATGGCGGACGTCGATCCCGCGATTCCCGTGATCTTCCTCGATACAGGTTGGCTGTTCGAGGAGACGCTCGCCTATCGCGATACGCTGATTGCTGCGCTTGGTCTCCGCGACGTCCGCTCGATCAAGCCGCTGGCTGAAGCGGTCTCACGCCAGGATCCCGATCGTGAATTGTGGTTTTCCGACCCCGACGCCTGCTGCCGTATCCGTAAAGTAGAGCCGCTGACGCGGGCGCTCAAACCGTTCTCGGCCTGGATCAACGGACGCAAGCGTTTTCAGGGCGGCGCGCGCGCTGAGATTCCCGTTGTCGAGGACGACGGCGATAAGCTGAAATTCAATCCGTTTGCCAACGTGTCGCGCGAAGAGATTGAGGCGATCTACAAGCTCGCCAAATTGCCGCCGCATCCGCTGGTCGCCTCTGGCTACCTGTCGGTCGGGTGCATGCCGTGTTCGAGCCGCACGGCGCCGGACGAGGACGCCCGCGCCGGTCGCTGGCGCGGCAGGCCCAAGACGGAATGCGGCATCCATACGACCAAAACTTCCTAG
- a CDS encoding DUF2849 domain-containing protein: MTSPLEQKKIRITGPSVVTANRTWDGAVVYRTAQQGWSTALSDAAIVSTSDDARALLAESAADDVGAVGAYIAPVELKGGVVKPGNLREHIRSKGLTIDLLPA; encoded by the coding sequence ATGACCTCTCCGCTCGAACAAAAGAAAATCAGAATCACCGGGCCGTCGGTAGTGACCGCCAACCGCACCTGGGATGGCGCCGTGGTCTACCGGACCGCACAACAGGGTTGGTCGACCGCTCTGTCCGACGCTGCGATCGTGAGCACATCGGACGATGCGCGTGCGTTGCTCGCCGAAAGCGCTGCTGATGACGTCGGCGCAGTCGGTGCCTATATCGCGCCGGTCGAGCTCAAGGGCGGGGTGGTCAAGCCCGGCAATCTCCGCGAACACATCCGGTCGAAGGGTCTCACCATCGACCTTCTTCCGGCCTAA
- a CDS encoding sulfate ABC transporter substrate-binding protein yields MIRRILPLVAGLLWASSAFAADYTLLNVSYDPTRELYADFNKAFAAAYRKENGKSVEIKQSHGGSGSQARAVIDGLQADVVTLALAYDIDAIAAKGLVAPDWQKRLSLNASPYTSTIVFLVRKGNPKAIKDWDDLIKPGVQVITPNPKTSGGARWNYLAAWGFAEKKFGSADKAKKFVADLFKNVPVLDTGARGSTVTFVERGVGDVLLAWENEAFLAQREFGKDKFEIVAPPLSILAEPPVSVVDRVADKKGTRAVAEAYLKYWYTKEGQEIAARNSYRPRDAEIAKEHEKSFAKVELFTIDEVFGGWTKAQKDHFGEGGIFDQIYKN; encoded by the coding sequence ATGATCCGTCGCATTCTGCCGCTTGTTGCCGGATTGCTCTGGGCGAGTTCGGCCTTCGCTGCCGACTACACGTTGCTCAACGTGTCCTACGATCCGACGCGCGAGCTGTACGCCGATTTCAACAAGGCGTTCGCGGCGGCCTATCGGAAAGAGAACGGCAAGAGCGTCGAGATCAAGCAGTCGCATGGCGGCTCGGGCTCGCAGGCGCGCGCGGTAATCGACGGGCTGCAGGCCGATGTTGTCACGCTGGCGCTGGCCTATGACATCGACGCCATCGCTGCGAAGGGGCTGGTGGCGCCGGATTGGCAGAAGCGCCTGTCGCTCAATGCATCGCCGTATACTTCGACGATCGTATTCCTGGTGCGCAAGGGTAACCCAAAAGCGATCAAGGATTGGGACGATCTGATCAAGCCCGGCGTGCAGGTGATTACGCCGAACCCGAAGACTTCGGGTGGCGCGCGATGGAATTACCTGGCGGCATGGGGCTTTGCCGAAAAGAAATTCGGTTCCGCCGACAAGGCGAAGAAGTTCGTCGCCGATCTCTTCAAAAACGTGCCGGTGCTCGATACTGGCGCGCGCGGCTCGACCGTAACTTTCGTCGAGCGCGGCGTCGGCGACGTGTTGCTGGCGTGGGAGAACGAGGCGTTCCTGGCGCAGCGCGAATTCGGCAAGGACAAGTTCGAGATCGTGGCGCCGCCATTGTCGATTCTCGCTGAGCCTCCGGTCTCGGTCGTCGACAGGGTTGCCGATAAAAAAGGCACGCGAGCCGTCGCCGAAGCCTATCTGAAGTATTGGTATACCAAGGAAGGCCAGGAAATCGCCGCGCGCAATTCCTATCGTCCGCGCGATGCGGAAATTGCGAAGGAGCATGAAAAATCCTTCGCCAAGGTCGAACTTTTTACGATCGACGAAGTTTTTGGTGGTTGGACCAAGGCGCAGAAAGATCACTTCGGCGAAGGCGGCATTTTCGACCAGATTTACAAGAACTGA
- a CDS encoding DUF934 domain-containing protein, protein MPLVKNGRITTDLFVHVADGAELPGDGAVLISSARFLEDPEAILKRAGKTGVIWPNSRAVDDLVPHLDRLAAVALVFPTFRDGRAYSQARLLRERHGYDGELRATGQVLRDQFVFMSRAGFDAFEVKKDADADAFAETVKRYSVFYQPTGDGRVTALNRRMQLRHSESAGQ, encoded by the coding sequence ATGCCACTCGTTAAGAACGGAAGAATCACCACCGACCTGTTCGTCCATGTTGCCGATGGCGCCGAATTGCCGGGCGACGGAGCGGTGCTCATTTCGTCGGCGCGGTTCCTCGAAGATCCGGAAGCCATTCTCAAGCGCGCCGGCAAAACCGGCGTGATCTGGCCGAACAGCCGTGCCGTCGACGACCTCGTGCCCCATCTCGATCGCTTGGCCGCCGTCGCGCTGGTATTCCCGACCTTCCGCGACGGCCGTGCCTACAGCCAGGCGCGCCTGTTGCGCGAGCGGCATGGCTATGACGGCGAGCTGCGCGCCACCGGCCAGGTGCTGCGCGACCAGTTCGTGTTCATGTCGCGTGCCGGCTTCGACGCGTTCGAGGTGAAGAAGGATGCCGACGCCGATGCCTTCGCCGAGACCGTGAAGCGCTATTCGGTGTTCTACCAGCCGACCGGCGATGGCCGCGTCACGGCGCTCAATCGGCGGATGCAGTTGCGTCATTCGGAGAGTGCCGGCCAGTGA